The Ornithodoros turicata isolate Travis chromosome 9, ASM3712646v1, whole genome shotgun sequence genome includes a region encoding these proteins:
- the LOC135368915 gene encoding histone-lysine N-methyltransferase SMYD3-like isoform X1 gives MRYNYKPGDEILTSYPFVHVIESDQRGILCDHCLNRQEKLLRCSRCKITYFCDRSCQVTKKVAAWPDHKVECTRLKEVAPKVPSPAARQFAKILVKLKERSPTEITESIFTQKRSFHDLMSNVEHIEKDPERMEQFMQLWCTVRTFIGEEWLPPVEMGLEIFGKMVINSYSICDYHNYDVGTGLYIGPSIFDHSCAPNAQAVFDGRKMILRAIRNIACDTLDDIRICYVDLLELQRERAAKLRQQYYFDCDCSRCAADQKAEYLEEKSPALTAEARALWTALRQLGAPSQADYERFRESAERFLKANVLPENDIGRVKARELASYCCIRCGKFDNALDHLFARVNVYRKCYGMFHPSYGVLLYSIAKILHYNGNLQDALKYFKEASDVITVSHGNGHPLFRELSEAMMHCTLEADATNETH, from the exons ATGAGGTACAACTACAAGCCGGGAGACGAAATTCTAACGTCGTACCCCTTCGTCCATGTCATCGAGTCCGATCAGAGAGGAATATTGTGCGATCATTGTCTTAATAG gcaggAAAAGCTGTTGAGGTGCTCGAGGTGTAAGATTACGTACTTCTGCGATAGAAGCTGCCAG GTTACTAAAAAGGTTGCAGCATGGCCAGATCACAAAGTCGAGTGTACTCGCTTGAAAGAGGTGGCCCCAAAGGTGCCGTCGCCCGCGGCGAGACAGTTTGCCAAGATTCTCGTCAAATTGAAG GAACGCAGCCCCACGGAGATAACGGAAAGCATATTCACACAGAAGCGCTCATTTCATGACCTCATGTCGA ATGTGGAACACATCGAGAAAGACCCCGAACGCATGGAGCAGTTCATGCAGCTGTGGTGCACCGTGAGGACCTTCATCGGTGAAGAGTGGCTTCCGCCAGTGGAGATGGGTCTAGAAATATTTGGCAAG ATGGTCATCAACAGTTACAGCATTTGCGACTACCATAATTACGACGTGGGCACAGGGTTATACATCGG GCCGTCGATTTTCGACCACTCGTGCGCTCCAAACGCCCAGGCTGTGTTCGACGGACGAAAGATGATCCTGCGTGCGATACGAAACATCGCCTGTGACACCCTCGATGAT ATCCGTATCTGCTACGTGGATCTTCTCGAGCTGCAGAGGGAGCGAGCGGCGAAGCTGCGACAACAGTACTATTTTGACTGCGACTGCAGTAGGTGTGCCGCAGACCAG AAAGCAGAGTACTTGGAGGAGAAGTCCCCGGCGCTGACGGCAGAAGCTAGAGCCCTCTGGACTGCACTTAGGCAACTAG GTGCACCGTCGCAGGCTGACTACGAGCGCTTTCGCGAGTCTGCCGAGCGGTTCCTAAAAGCAAACGTTCTTCCCGAGAACGACATTGGTCGAGTGAAGGCGAGAGAGTTGGCCTCTTACTGCTGTATTCGTTGTGGGAAATTCGACAATGCTCTCGATCACCTGTTTGCGAGGGTTAACGTGTACAG GAAATGTTACGGAATGTTTCACCCTTCGTACGGCGTACTGCTCTACAGCATCGCGAAAATTCTTCACTACAACGGGAACCTTCAGGACGCTCTCAAGTACTTCAAGGAG GCATCTGACGTCATAACTGTATCGCATGGAAACGGTCACCCTCTTTTTCGTGAGCTGAGCGAGGCCATGATGCATTGCACTCTTGAAGCAGACGCTACAAACGAGACCCATTAA
- the LOC135368915 gene encoding histone-lysine N-methyltransferase SMYD3-like isoform X2, with the protein MRYNYKPGDEILTSYPFVHVIESDQRGILCDHCLNRQEKLLRCSRCKITYFCDRSCQVAAWPDHKVECTRLKEVAPKVPSPAARQFAKILVKLKERSPTEITESIFTQKRSFHDLMSNVEHIEKDPERMEQFMQLWCTVRTFIGEEWLPPVEMGLEIFGKMVINSYSICDYHNYDVGTGLYIGPSIFDHSCAPNAQAVFDGRKMILRAIRNIACDTLDDIRICYVDLLELQRERAAKLRQQYYFDCDCSRCAADQKAEYLEEKSPALTAEARALWTALRQLGAPSQADYERFRESAERFLKANVLPENDIGRVKARELASYCCIRCGKFDNALDHLFARVNVYRKCYGMFHPSYGVLLYSIAKILHYNGNLQDALKYFKEASDVITVSHGNGHPLFRELSEAMMHCTLEADATNETH; encoded by the exons ATGAGGTACAACTACAAGCCGGGAGACGAAATTCTAACGTCGTACCCCTTCGTCCATGTCATCGAGTCCGATCAGAGAGGAATATTGTGCGATCATTGTCTTAATAG gcaggAAAAGCTGTTGAGGTGCTCGAGGTGTAAGATTACGTACTTCTGCGATAGAAGCTGCCAG GTTGCAGCATGGCCAGATCACAAAGTCGAGTGTACTCGCTTGAAAGAGGTGGCCCCAAAGGTGCCGTCGCCCGCGGCGAGACAGTTTGCCAAGATTCTCGTCAAATTGAAG GAACGCAGCCCCACGGAGATAACGGAAAGCATATTCACACAGAAGCGCTCATTTCATGACCTCATGTCGA ATGTGGAACACATCGAGAAAGACCCCGAACGCATGGAGCAGTTCATGCAGCTGTGGTGCACCGTGAGGACCTTCATCGGTGAAGAGTGGCTTCCGCCAGTGGAGATGGGTCTAGAAATATTTGGCAAG ATGGTCATCAACAGTTACAGCATTTGCGACTACCATAATTACGACGTGGGCACAGGGTTATACATCGG GCCGTCGATTTTCGACCACTCGTGCGCTCCAAACGCCCAGGCTGTGTTCGACGGACGAAAGATGATCCTGCGTGCGATACGAAACATCGCCTGTGACACCCTCGATGAT ATCCGTATCTGCTACGTGGATCTTCTCGAGCTGCAGAGGGAGCGAGCGGCGAAGCTGCGACAACAGTACTATTTTGACTGCGACTGCAGTAGGTGTGCCGCAGACCAG AAAGCAGAGTACTTGGAGGAGAAGTCCCCGGCGCTGACGGCAGAAGCTAGAGCCCTCTGGACTGCACTTAGGCAACTAG GTGCACCGTCGCAGGCTGACTACGAGCGCTTTCGCGAGTCTGCCGAGCGGTTCCTAAAAGCAAACGTTCTTCCCGAGAACGACATTGGTCGAGTGAAGGCGAGAGAGTTGGCCTCTTACTGCTGTATTCGTTGTGGGAAATTCGACAATGCTCTCGATCACCTGTTTGCGAGGGTTAACGTGTACAG GAAATGTTACGGAATGTTTCACCCTTCGTACGGCGTACTGCTCTACAGCATCGCGAAAATTCTTCACTACAACGGGAACCTTCAGGACGCTCTCAAGTACTTCAAGGAG GCATCTGACGTCATAACTGTATCGCATGGAAACGGTCACCCTCTTTTTCGTGAGCTGAGCGAGGCCATGATGCATTGCACTCTTGAAGCAGACGCTACAAACGAGACCCATTAA